The genomic DNA AAACATGACATCGCATGTCTTTTAGCCCACTCTACTTTTACAATTCAACATTTCACAATTGCTCTATCCAATTAATTGACAATTTTAAACCAAGAATACTTCCAAATAATGTCCTTAAATTATTCCAACTATATTTATGTAGTGAATCAAAAGGATTTCaggttatataaatatagaattTTTAAGGCAAAGAAAAAGGAATAAGATTGCTTGAGGCATGCCAAAAAAATTCTAGGTTTTGCAGTGACAACAGTGATTCAACACTAGAAACTTGGAAGGAGATATTATATCCTCAATTACCTGGTCCTGAAGAGATCTGATCCTCTACTTCTTAGTTGGGGTCAAACCATTCAAACTTTAAGAAAATATCATGTTATCAATGACCCAGTGTATGAGAGAAACCATCATGGAAGATATCaggattttgaaattttaagagAAGTATAAGAAATCGGGTTCTCATTCTGCCTAATGGAGTCCCACATGTCAACTTAAAAGACACcaaaaaaagttaatatcatCTATTCACTAACGATAATCCCTCAGTTAGAGCAAATCTTTAAGCAAGACCATTGAGCAGCTCTCTCTGCTAATCATAGGCACTTTAACCGCTAACAATAACAATGACcccataatattactcttacaATGAATAAGATACTGACCATGTTTAGATAGTTTAATTGTGTGATGATACAGGTGATTGCAACCATTGCAAAAATCCATGTCTGAAAGTATTTGGCTTGGTTTATTCCCTCCAGTGTTAACTTTATTGCAATGCCAATGGCTTTAACACTCATAACCtgtaccaaaaaaaaaaaaaacctcattaAAACAGCATTGGGGTGATCCAAAATGTGAGGAAAAAATGAGCAGTGGAGCCGCAAATACTAACTGTCAAGGACCCAATTACAGAGCAAATCcctatatatatcattatgttgGTTTGGCCATATCGAGGAGCACAATACAAGATCAATACCAATGCTACAGCCACTACTGAGCCCACATACAAAAGAAATGCTGGAGAAAAGAAACAGATAAACCAGTCAGGAGATGAAGTTGGAATCACAGATGACAAACAtttaacaaccaaaaaaaaagaaaaaatgtgcAGCATACCAGGTTGCGTTGCTAACTCCCAAATTTCCTCAACTGAATCAATAGATTCCTCTTGTGGAGCATGAAGCACAATTACTACAGAACCCACTACACATAAAAGACACCCCAAAATTCCCATTTTGCCTAACTTCTCCTTCAATAAGAAATGCGCCAAAACAGCACTGCCCATTTGTAAATAACTTTCAGACACCACAACTTAGGGTAAAACAAACAACAGTacaaaataagaacaaaacTTAATAAACTCAAATCACCTAACAATGATACTCAATGCACCAAGTGGAGTAACTAGCGCGGCAGGAGCATAAATATATGCTACAAAATTTGCAATCTCACCCACAATCACTACAAAAccaaataataatgataataacggaaaattttaataaaaaggaaataatccgataatttaaaaagaaaacaaaaaccttACTAGTAACCATGCCGATCCACCATAGCGGCTCTAACAGATAACCATATCCTCCAGAAccttaattattgaaaaatatataaattaattcaatctaaaaagAATTAGTAAACGCAATACATatgtacaaaaatttaaaaagaaaagtaaatgaagaagaaaggtACTAGCACTAGGACCGTTGACACCAGCCTTTCTGAGGCCCTTCTTCTTGATGATGAAACTGGATCCTATAAAGGCACTTGAGACCACAGCCAGTAAAAACCCTTTGAGATTACTGGAGTACatctatttctattttaatttaatgccGCTCATCACTTattgattttggtttaatttcattgattcaagaatttttttttttttcttcttattatttttccaGGAGATGGACAAGGAGAAAGTGAAGACCGTCAGGAACGCTATTCGACTCTCTCATCTCAACTGTCAGTCTTCTACTTTTGTTCTattaaatttcctttttatattaatatgcacaattaaaattatggggatgttaattaaaataagcgtcaattttttttaaatatttttaagtaaatttataatgatattgtttttttaaataaatttatgagaaattaaaataattaccccttTTTGTgggataatataaaatttaccctaaattttagggtttaagaaaaatattctcatattaaaggatttaaatgaaaatactttaaaatccctataaataccaaaactactatttaaattaaattattatttttttaagggtaataaacaaatttacccctaatgttggagtttaaacaaaatacttttaatttaaggcatttaaataaaaatatctcaaaatagtaccaaaattacatttcttctatttctatataaaccatatattttcttttatttttaatatatttgagagagatttctgaaaagagaaaaaaagttcgTGTTCAGGATTTTGGGtgagaagagaaaagttcgtcattTCGAGGTATTTATCCTTACTATTActttaatcattattattttattaataatgtaattatatgtgatattttatataataaattatagttgtgtataataagtaaaataataaaaattagatagattATGTTACAAATATTATAGTAGCATAAGATAACatgatatttgttaataaagggtgttagaggatagttttgattagataatattataaggtaaaatgatattttataatgaagggtgttagagatatgttagataatatttaggaaaacatgatattatacaatgtaaaggtaaagtgatattttcacaaattagtaaaacattaattaaaatatttaaatagacaaaatatataattaaattatggaataagtataattgtgcaatagacatctgtaaatagtattttcacttatattatttatgttgattatatattttattgtaagattaatctaaatggttgaatatgtttcaattagatatgggggaaaattgatagaaaatggtgacaatgttataaaatatattggagataataggaaattgattaaaattccaaaacacacatcattcgaagaattaatccaaatagtgagcgacaagtgtaatatagatcgaaaaatatttaacattcagttaagcATGAAACCAAAGCATCTCGACGACGACATTCCAgtagaaattttgaatgatgaagatgttgaggttcttaacaatctatctaacctcttcaaagaatgtgttccagtttttgttataattacAGTTAATGATAATAGTTATAAGACTCAACAAGCAGATGAAGATTTACAAGGTGGTGAGCTGAGTAattatccagaaaatcaaactattggtgtagaagagattcaaaatatcgagatcaatccgaaacaataatttttaaaggaagattttgcatatataaatatcattgatgttgatgcattgtatcgtGCAGAAGAATTTCTTAATGGCTATAAAGAAACTTTTCCAGAGTgaagtgaatttgattgaaaagttATACATAATATTCCAATCGAGGAATCGGAGGTTGAAGAGAAGACCTACGTTAATAAAGATTTCAGAAGTACAAGTAGTTTTCCGAAAACAAATCCTACTGGTGAAAATGTTCGTACtaatgcatttcattggttaccacatTTTCCTAATCAACCATTTATATGCAAAAGCTCAAAAGTATCGATCGATAGTGATTCTCTaaaagttggtacattatttccaagtaaacaacatgtcattgatgcgatatATCAAGGCGCGTTTCGtaagggatatcaatttttggtGAACAAATCAAACACGCTTAGATGGGTGTTTAAATGTCGTAACGATGAATGTAAATGGTGTGCACGggcagttagggtgggagaaagtgatagttttgagTTATGTCATTTGGATAGTCGTCACACATGTTGTAAAGATCAGATATTACCTTATCATAGGCAAACAGGTGCCCGCGCTTTAGGacaaattttgaggaccaaattcatATTAGTTGATCGTGTCTATCGACTAAAGGAGATCATTGTTGATATCGCTgactgatataaaattgatatatcatacgcatAAGCATGGCGGGTGAGAAATTGGgcgcttcaatcattgagggggacactagaagagtcgtttatgttgcTGCCAAAGTATTGCTTCAATTTAAAACGTTGTAATTCGGGAACTATGACAAATACACTAACGGATGAGTAGgatcgatttaaatacttttacatgataTTCGGTTGTAGTATATGTGTATTCCAACAACATATTTGAccagttatttgtattgatgctaCTTTTTTAAAGGGTAGATATCTGGGTTAACTATTTATTACTATTGCATTAGATGGGAATAATCAGACATATCCActtgcttttgggattggtcTTAGgaaagatcatgacacatggtgttggtttttaacaaagctgagGGATTGCATTGGTGAGGTACCTTATTTAGCCATCATTTCAGATCGACATGTTAACATATTTTCTGTAATGGCTGAAGTATTCCCTAGTGTGCACCACGGTTATTATTGTCACCACCTCCATTGTAACATGCAATGTAAGTACAAAAAGAATGTCAAAGTCgcatggatgtattggaaaacagCTAAGGCATACACAAAGTATGAATTTCAACAAGTAATAAAGTCACTGGCCCGTATGCACCCTGATACAGCTGTATACCTATGTGAGGTGGGTTTCGATCGATAGCCACGAGCATATTTTCTAAGGCATAGGTACAATATAATAACtaccaatattgctgagtcatttaatgccttgGTCAGACGCGCTCGAGGCTGACCTATTACGATGCTAATCGAGTTTATCAGAGGTACATTgcagcgatggttttatgaaagaagaaattatgCTAGTTAGTTCATATTCAAtgttataacatgttataaatgtgtgttaCTAAACTTATACTTGATTACTCACTagatctttttatatttatatgatttacaaaTGCTTATACCAACCCAATCACACCTTGGGTTAAAGATAAGATCACCAAATGCATGCAgaagtcttcaaacttggaggtaCGTCCTATAACATCTGAACAATACTAGGTCCTTGGTAGTAGCTAATATGATGCCCTGGTTGACCTTACGGAGCGGACATGTAcatatagaaaatttcaattatcacagATTTCCTGCATGCATGTTATTGTTGTAGTAAGATATATGAAGCTTATCACCTGCATTCAATGGGTGCATCCATACTACAACATAGCTTTTTATCGTATAGTATATGCGAAGGTAGACAATCCATTGGGAGATCAATCAGAGTGGATTCATCCAAAGGAGGCAAGTGTTATCTACCCATCATTTGTGCATCGTCATTGTGCCGGTtatccaacaaataaaaatagatatccTTCGTAAGGAGAGATTGTTGAATAACTTATCTATAGTCGATGTCACAAACCTGGACATACAAGACAGAATTGTAAGAGTCCTATTCCAATACCTAGTTttgtaccatcaagttcaggaagaaaaaagaaggatgGAAAATAACTGCACTTATTAATcgtacttgttaattttaatatagatgtTGTCTTTGTACTTAATTCTGTAACTCTAATGTTTGTggttgttaattttaatataaatgttgtctttgtacttgtttttgtaactctaatgtttgtgattgttaCAGAGGACAGATTCTGattataaaatgttatctttttatatcatttttttccaattatatTTGTCGCTTATGGTAACTATATAAAAGGcaaatgcatataaataaatcaatatatagataaacatatatacatatgaataaataaacatatatacaagtacaaataatatataatataatcgtcaatcaatatcctAAAAAAATAGCTACGTGCCTAAACTTGTGCGCAAGCGTACTGAGTCCTCCCCCTCAAAAGATAACGATCGGTGAAATGCTAAACACTCGATGTATCGTAACATGAGCACACCACAGTCACCTGATAGGGGCGTCTGTTGcggtatatccaccaccctatgcaatgTAAATAGATCGTTCCGTGGACTCCGACCTGTGTCAGACCAAAATGATATTGCAGCtagcaaatgtggtatcatcgaCGTATATTCTAACATCTTTCACCTAAATAGCTCCAGGTCAACAGTGAAACTTTGTAAGGAGTCGTAAATTATAATCttccactccttcaaatccaacaCCCCTGCTACCCAATACGCATTATCGAAGTTTATTGGGATATAAACCTACACATATTGATATAATGTATAAATTAGACCTTAATTTAGTATTCTTCGAAAGGTATTTGAGATTCGAATACTAACCTCATCGATCACACCCCAAGGTTGCAAATGCAACTCAGGTGGATAATCTGCATCACCATGTGTGTAAAGAGCAGAGGAAACTAGTAATTATATTGATCTCTCATCTAGGTGACATATTTATGAAGGATGTATCCaacaaaacaactcaaaacTGTCATCCAATTCTGCCAAACATTCGTAGTATCATCATACTAGTGTCGACGtaataatcctaaaaaaaaatctatatgctggaaaaacagaaaatataatGTTATCACACCGCAGAAAGATTATCTAagcaaaaaatgaaattaatttgttaatgtGAACTCACCTCGTCAGACAACCATCGGATGTGTCCATGAGTGTACCctaaaatgtaattttggtCCACTAACCTGTTATATACATGACGCTTCTCAAACAGGTTCAGCTCTGTATACCACTTCTTAAATATTTCCTCATGCTCGACGCTTAATAACTACATAGGCAGTCTCGTCCATTGGCTTAGTGGTTTCAAGGGATTCGTGTATGAGCCACAAATGAGGAGTCCCTTCTTGACAATCCTATCCGAACTGTACGAaaatactacaccaaaacaaataatacattaggtaaaataaataataaattatttcaaccgaacttaataaattttttaaaaatttaaactttttaataccttctATAACGCTGGAGTCATAGTTGGAGAATCCACAAGTGAAGCTATATCGACTACATTTTCTTTCGAGACCAGCTGCAGTAAAATACATGAATTGACTAAAtgagatgataaattatttcaatcatacttattaaatttcttaaaaattcaattatctGCTCTCGGTCTTCATGTGCAGGGAGCTCAACAACATCATTAGTGACCTCGTCATCTTGGGAGACAATATCGATCACTTGTTTTTCTTTGCTTGGAATGTTGAGATAGACCAAATGGAGATCCTATTGTAATAGCAGAGAAAGGGTAAACAATTGTTGAtattaacaaaagtaacaatTAATAATGTGTATTCCGACATTTCACCTCAATCTCCTCCCAAAGCGATACTAAAGCATTTGTATATGGTTATCGATCGACATCGCTAATATCCTATGACAacattaacatttcatattagtaaatcaaactattgaacaaaaaataacaaagtatacattatacaatgtacgtacctctaatgtcAAAACAGACGTCATAATAGGATTCGCAATCGGTGCAGCTGCAGAAATGTCAGGCCACTGTGACAATATCGATAGTAACAAATTTAGAGAAAACCGAAAATTGAATGTGtgaatgagatataatattgtatatcaatGTTATACTAACCAGAATCATCATAGAAGGTGTCGATGGAGAAGCTCTGTGAGGTGATCTATCAGCGTCAACATCCTGTAATAGTATTAGCAGTTAATATTGATTAATCAAAGAGTTATATTTATCGGGATTAATAGATACACAATTGATGGTATACTGACATCTACTCTAGTGGTCGATCTCATCTCTAGATCTCTCATCGGTGGAGCCTCCGAATCGTCAGGCCTATGTGACAATATCATTGAAAACTCATTAACAGGTTTTCAATCAACGATTGATGAattcagatataacatttataaaagACGTTACAATTACTTGAACCATAAAAGGTGCCATCGGAAAGATCTCATGCGATGATATGTCATCGCCGatatcaaaagtcaatataagATCTTCTTGGGATGGTCTCTTATCAAACAACTGAAActataataatttcaacattCACGAGTTAACagaagattaaaatttatatcaaatgtATCATTTCTAATATACTCAAAGTAATTAGCACTCACATCGACAATAAGTGGAGACATGAATGTCAGGGCTCCTGTCAATAGTCTGTCACCATCGTCCCGAGAAGACTATAACAACacatacaattattataaggtttatatgattgcgtatataaatagatgaaatatctagtaaattattaactttttcacCTGTTGGACAGTATCTGTATGGTGATAAGATCGTCCGTCTTTCGTATGAGTTGTCGTATCCACTATACGACTCAATCTATCCTCTATAAGAGTCATCCTACCCTCAATGCGACTAAACCTATCCTTCATTTTAGCCTCCAAACCAGTGAGtcgatctaagataagatttccccATCAAGCCAATGTAGCATCGAAgtaatgaatggagaaatctagTCCAGTGATAGGAGGATCATCTAATATGTGCTCAGTGGTAAAGGGCATAGGCATAGGATTTGGTGATATGTGCTCCTCGATAAGGGTCATAACAGGGTCACTAATAGGGCAAGAGTCGGTGAGAGGAGGCTGAACATGAGCATCAATAGGAGGAGGAGCAATGATCAGAGAACTAATGTCAAGAGGACTTAATGATGCATCTCATAAAGATCAAAACAATCAACTATCCGACACCCTTATGTATCAGACGATATCCTCATACCAGTTTGTATCTCTCTCAACCGGAGATAAAACTATCAGAAAATTAATATCATcctgcaaaatatttatttttagtgcattttattgttatactttatacatatgttaatgtttaataaattagtacttgGTGCATCTCCAatgaagatagttgagataaAATCCCATCTCGGAATGTCCTTTGTGTGCCATCTTAATATCCGAGCAACTCCTACAATCGGCGACATATCCACTCATCGATATAACAAGTCCagcgtctcatatatccaaaactgcaatatcaacataaaacgattattgtatatatttataatcttattaaactagttttattttaaacacaaattttttgtttaaattaataaataccataacTACCTGAAACGTAATGGAAATCCCATAATGCCATACTACTTAAGctggttttcctttttctttttcaggccgaaatctatagaaattcgggagatattatcacatataGAGTGATATGTTGTCTGTCACACTCGTACTCCCTATGGGTATGCATTAAACCTATCAAGATGATCAACTACTTGTAATATCTTCTGGgaaattgttttcctcaaatcactctCTAACAACcctatgtgaagataaaacaacaatgttaacttcactgcatcagtgtcatcTTCTCCCTATGGTCTCTGCTGGAAAACACAACTTAGATCaacatatgtaactgatttacaccAGTGAAAATATGTCTGAAGTCTCTGATCTGTGGCCTTTGATGGAATATAGATGTCAATATTTATCATATGACTGGATCAAAGGtctgtcataatagcaaactgATATGGACTGAATCTAACATCCACATCATTAACTCGAAACCATAACTTTTCTCATgaggtcaccttatttaccgcttgaaggatgaaggaatgtattagaATCCTACTAAATTGACTATCCTTCAAGTCCAAGAAGTGTCTGAAATAGGTACGtctaaaaatttgtaattgtctctctgttaataatttttttattatggcTCCCACATTTCTATATCCatgtgtagtaacttgagccttgaagtgtttttcggGAGGAAATCGCATTTCATCCCAGCCTTCGtcctttttcctcttttgtctagctccctgtatgaaaattaaattatagttatattta from Mangifera indica cultivar Alphonso chromosome 16, CATAS_Mindica_2.1, whole genome shotgun sequence includes the following:
- the LOC123199157 gene encoding probable magnesium transporter NIPA6 codes for the protein MYSSNLKGFLLAVVSSAFIGSSFIIKKKGLRKAGVNGPSASSGGYGYLLEPLWWIGMVTMIVGEIANFVAYIYAPAALVTPLGALSIIVSAVLAHFLLKEKLGKMGILGCLLCVVGSVVIVLHAPQEESIDSVEEIWELATQPAFLLYVGSVVAVALVLILYCAPRYGQTNIMIYIGICSVIGSLTVMSVKAIGIAIKLTLEGINQAKYFQTWIFAMVAITCIITQLNYLNMALDTFNTAVVSPIYYALFTSFTIFASAIMFKDYSGQSASSITSELCGFITVLSGTTVLHSTREPDPPFITDLYTPLSPKVSWYIQGNGEVCKLIDENGPPPSFITILRQDYFK